A single Micromonospora luteifusca DNA region contains:
- the fdh gene encoding formate dehydrogenase, whose product MGVRTFIEGWPVYRQLTGTDPLGRGVAAKSARSAGLTARTEDADSVARSVCPYCAVGCGQRVFVKDGQVSQIEGDPDSPISRGRLCPKGAASKSLVTSPLRQTKVRYRRPYSTQWEDLELDTALDMIADRMLAAREQTWEDVDTRGRPLNRTLGFSSLGGATLDNEENYLIKKLFTAMGALQIENQARIUHSATVPGLGASFGRGGATDFQQDIANADVIVIQGSNMAEAHPVGFQWVMEAKRRGAKVFHVDPRFTRTSALADSFLSIRAGTDIALLGGVVRYILDNELDFREYVLSYTNAATIVSAEFSDTEDGDGFFSGFDPETGTYVQDSWQYEGHEGSSGSGHTAQERDSAAGLTHESHGAPVGGQTQRDETLQHPRCVYQILKRHFSRYTPEMVERVCGIPQEKFLELARAWTENSGRERTGMLIYSVGWTQHSVGVQYIRTGAIIQLLLGNMGRPGGGIMALRGHASIQGSTDIPTLFNLLPGYLPMPHHADHPSFDEWVDSIRHPGQKGFWGNARSFAASLLKAYWGDAATPENDYCYGYLPRLTGDHGTYQQVLNMIDGKIKGYFLLGQNPAVGSAHGRAQRLGMANLDWLVVRDLFMIESATFWQNGPEVTTGEIVPEECRTEVFFLPAASHVEKEGTFTQTQRLLQWREKAVEPPGDARSELWFFYHLGRKLREKLADSKLPRDRALLDLTWDYPTHGPNAEPSAESVLREINGYDVASGRPLSSFAEARADGSTAIGCWIYTGVYADGVNQAARRKSRHEQDWVAAEWGWAWPANRRILYNRASADPDGNPWSERKRYVWWDAEKAEWTGYDVPDFEKTKPPSYRPPPGVSGTEGIAGDDPFVMQGDGKGWLYAPSGVLDGPLPTHYEPVESPVRNPFYGQQANPTRKMYAHPVNSVNPSPPEEHSQVFPYVFTVSRLTEHHTAGGMSRTVSPLAELQPEMFVEVSPELAVERGLDHLGWAHLVTARAAIEAKVLVTDRLTPLRVDGRVIHQVWLPYHFGFEGLVTGDSANDLFGISLDPNVLIQESKVGTCDIRAGRRPRGTDLLDLVAGYQRRAGIVPGQNAPAVTTDSAGKERGAS is encoded by the coding sequence TACCGAGGACGCTGACAGTGTGGCCCGTTCGGTGTGCCCGTACTGCGCGGTGGGTTGTGGTCAGCGGGTGTTCGTCAAGGACGGGCAGGTCAGTCAGATCGAGGGCGATCCGGACAGCCCGATCTCGCGGGGTCGGCTGTGTCCGAAGGGCGCGGCGAGCAAGAGTCTGGTGACGAGTCCGCTGCGGCAGACGAAGGTCCGTTACCGCCGTCCGTACTCGACGCAGTGGGAGGATCTGGAGCTCGACACCGCGCTCGACATGATCGCCGACCGGATGCTCGCGGCTCGTGAGCAGACCTGGGAGGACGTCGACACGCGGGGTCGGCCGCTCAACCGGACGCTGGGTTTCTCCAGCCTGGGTGGGGCGACGCTGGACAACGAGGAGAACTACCTCATCAAGAAGTTGTTCACCGCGATGGGGGCGCTTCAGATCGAGAACCAGGCCCGTATTTGACACTCCGCCACCGTCCCCGGTCTGGGGGCCAGCTTCGGTCGTGGCGGTGCGACGGATTTCCAGCAGGACATCGCCAACGCTGACGTCATCGTCATTCAGGGTTCGAACATGGCTGAGGCCCATCCGGTGGGCTTCCAGTGGGTCATGGAGGCCAAGCGCCGCGGGGCGAAGGTCTTCCACGTCGACCCACGGTTCACCCGGACCAGCGCCCTGGCCGACTCGTTCCTGTCGATCCGGGCGGGCACGGACATCGCGCTGCTCGGTGGGGTGGTGCGCTACATCCTGGACAACGAGTTGGACTTCCGGGAGTACGTGTTGTCGTACACCAACGCGGCGACGATCGTCAGTGCGGAGTTCAGCGACACCGAGGACGGCGACGGCTTCTTCTCCGGGTTCGACCCGGAGACCGGCACCTACGTGCAGGACAGCTGGCAGTACGAGGGGCACGAGGGCTCGTCGGGCAGCGGGCACACCGCCCAGGAGCGGGACAGCGCCGCAGGGTTGACGCACGAGTCGCACGGCGCTCCGGTGGGCGGGCAGACCCAGCGTGACGAGACGTTGCAGCATCCGCGGTGCGTCTACCAGATCCTCAAGCGACACTTTTCCCGCTACACCCCGGAGATGGTGGAACGGGTCTGCGGTATCCCGCAGGAGAAGTTCCTGGAGTTGGCGCGGGCGTGGACGGAGAACTCGGGCCGGGAACGCACCGGAATGCTGATCTACTCGGTCGGTTGGACGCAGCACAGTGTGGGTGTGCAGTACATCCGAACCGGGGCGATCATTCAGCTGTTGCTGGGCAACATGGGTCGGCCGGGTGGCGGCATCATGGCGTTGCGCGGGCACGCCAGCATCCAGGGCTCGACGGACATTCCGACGCTGTTCAACCTGCTGCCCGGCTATCTGCCGATGCCGCACCACGCCGATCACCCGAGCTTCGACGAGTGGGTGGACAGCATCCGGCACCCGGGGCAGAAGGGGTTCTGGGGCAACGCGCGGTCGTTCGCCGCCAGCCTGCTCAAGGCGTACTGGGGTGACGCGGCGACCCCGGAGAACGACTACTGCTACGGCTACCTACCCCGGCTGACCGGTGATCACGGCACCTATCAGCAGGTGCTGAACATGATCGACGGGAAGATCAAGGGGTACTTCCTGCTGGGCCAGAACCCGGCGGTCGGGTCGGCGCATGGTCGGGCGCAGCGGCTCGGCATGGCCAACCTCGACTGGTTGGTGGTCCGGGACCTCTTCATGATCGAGAGTGCGACCTTCTGGCAGAACGGCCCGGAGGTGACCACCGGTGAGATCGTGCCGGAGGAGTGCCGCACCGAGGTGTTCTTCCTGCCCGCCGCCTCCCATGTGGAGAAGGAGGGCACGTTCACCCAGACGCAGCGTCTGTTGCAGTGGCGGGAGAAGGCCGTCGAGCCACCGGGCGACGCCCGTTCCGAGCTGTGGTTCTTCTACCACCTGGGCCGCAAACTGCGGGAGAAGCTGGCCGACTCGAAGCTGCCGCGCGACCGGGCGCTGCTCGACCTGACCTGGGACTACCCCACGCACGGTCCGAACGCGGAGCCGAGCGCCGAGTCGGTGCTGCGTGAGATCAACGGGTACGACGTGGCGAGCGGCCGCCCGCTGTCCAGCTTCGCCGAGGCCCGCGCGGACGGCTCCACCGCGATCGGCTGCTGGATCTACACCGGGGTGTACGCGGACGGTGTGAACCAGGCCGCTCGGCGCAAGTCCCGACACGAGCAGGACTGGGTGGCCGCCGAGTGGGGTTGGGCCTGGCCGGCGAACCGGCGGATCCTCTACAACCGTGCCTCCGCGGACCCGGACGGCAATCCGTGGAGTGAGCGCAAGCGCTACGTCTGGTGGGACGCGGAGAAGGCCGAGTGGACCGGCTACGACGTGCCGGACTTCGAGAAGACCAAGCCGCCGTCGTACCGACCGCCACCTGGCGTCTCGGGGACGGAGGGCATCGCCGGCGATGATCCGTTCGTCATGCAGGGCGACGGCAAGGGCTGGCTGTACGCGCCCAGCGGTGTCCTGGACGGCCCGTTGCCCACCCACTACGAGCCGGTCGAGTCGCCGGTGCGTAACCCGTTCTACGGCCAGCAGGCCAACCCGACTCGCAAGATGTACGCGCATCCGGTGAACTCGGTGAACCCGAGCCCGCCGGAGGAGCACAGCCAGGTGTTCCCGTACGTGTTCACGGTCAGCCGGCTCACCGAGCATCACACGGCCGGTGGGATGAGCCGAACGGTGAGCCCGTTGGCGGAGTTGCAACCGGAGATGTTCGTCGAGGTGTCGCCGGAGTTGGCGGTCGAACGCGGCCTCGACCACCTGGGCTGGGCTCATCTGGTCACCGCCCGGGCGGCGATCGAGGCGAAGGTGTTGGTGACGGATCGGCTCACTCCGCTGCGGGTCGACGGCCGGGTTATCCACCAGGTGTGGTTGCCGTACCACTTTGGTTTCGAGGGTTTGGTGACCGGTGACTCGGCCAACGACCTGTTCGGGATCAGCCTCGACCCGAACGTGCTGATCCAGGAGAGCAAGGTCGGCACCTGTGACATCCGAGCGGGCCGGCGGCCGAGGGGAACCGACCTGCTCGATCTGGTCGCCGGTTATCAGCGGCGTGCCGGGATCGTCCCGGGTCAGAACGCTCCGGCGGTCACCACCGACAGCGCGGGAAAGGAGCGCGGTGCTTCCTGA